The genomic stretch AAGCGGGACATCCGCGTGGAGCGGGTGACGAGCAGGCTGTGGCTGACCGCGGAGTGCATGGGCTAGCGCTTCGCCTCCTTGGGCTTCTTCGTCGCTCCCGCGTTGGACGTCTTGGAACCGGTGGAAGGGTCCGTGATCATCCCCACGTTGTTGATGCCCGCGCGCTGGGCGGCCGCCATCACCTCCACCACCACGCCGTAGGGCACGTCCCGGTCCGCGTGGAGGAACAGCTCCTTGTCCGCCTGGACCTTGGCGTTGGCGGCCAGCTTCGCCTCCAGCTCCTCCAGGGGGACCTCCGCGTCGCCGATGTAGACCTTCTTCGCCGCGTCGATGGAGAGCACGACCTTCTTCTCCGTGGCCTCGACGGGCGCGGCCTTCGTCTCCGGCAGGTTGACCTTCACGCCCTGCTGGATGAGGGGGGCGGTCACCATGAAGATGATGAGCAGCACCAGCATCACGTCCACCATGGGCGTGACGTTGATCTCGCTCATCGTGGTGCGGCCACCGCCGCGATTGGCTCCTCCCATGCCCATGGACGCCTCCGGCTAGCGGAAGAAGTGCCGCTTGATGATGTTGAGGAAGTCCGCGGAGAAGTTGGCCATCTCCGTGTCGAACACCTTGATGCGGCTGACGAACGAGTTGTAGGCGACCACCGCGGGAATCGCCGCGAACAGACCCGCCGCGGTGGCGAACAGCGCGTTGCCCACCGGCGCGGCCACCGTGGCCAGCGTGGCGTTGCCCTGCTCCGCGATTTGGTTGAACGCGCTCAGGATGCCGATGACGGTGCCGAACAGGCCCACGAACGGCGACGCCGCGCCCACCGTGCCCAGGAAGGACACCCGCGCCTCCAGCTCCGTGATTTGAGACGTCGACGCGCGGTTGAGGGCGCGCTCCACGTTCTCGATGCCGCCCAGCCGCTCGGCCATGGCGCCCTC from Myxococcus stipitatus encodes the following:
- the tolR gene encoding protein TolR; the protein is MGMGGANRGGGRTTMSEINVTPMVDVMLVLLIIFMVTAPLIQQGVKVNLPETKAAPVEATEKKVVLSIDAAKKVYIGDAEVPLEELEAKLAANAKVQADKELFLHADRDVPYGVVVEVMAAAQRAGINNVGMITDPSTGSKTSNAGATKKPKEAKR
- a CDS encoding MotA/TolQ/ExbB proton channel family protein; this encodes MTPHLPLALGAMNYVEIIRDASFIELAVLLLLMGVSVASWALIAMKASQLAKARAQSLTFLDTFWKASRLEAIYQTAQKLDASPLSKVFCAGYEELSKLAQAKEGGAEGAMAERLGGIENVERALNRASTSQITELEARVSFLGTVGAASPFVGLFGTVIGILSAFNQIAEQGNATLATVAAPVGNALFATAAGLFAAIPAVVAYNSFVSRIKVFDTEMANFSADFLNIIKRHFFR